TTAAATTTTAAAATATCCTTTAAAACCCGCCCTTTTATAATGAATAACGACAATTGCACGAATATTCTTCAGCGCTACCACTGCCTTAATGAATATAAGACAGAGTTATTGTAGTTTTACTTTACTTTTACATAGGCTATTAACAATGTTAAATCAAATAACTTCGTTTTTCTTTAAAAACTTGCTATAATCACTCTCAAATATTAAACCCTTTAAGAAGACTAAAAATGCTTGATCCCTAATCTTTTTTAATCGCCAAGTTTAATCAGCTGGTGGGCTTTTATATTTTTATATTTTATAATTAAAGCCTTTAGCTTTTATAACTTGCTTGAGTTTGAATTAAAGAACTTTTTAAAGCTTGTCTTTAAAAACGAAATGTAATTATAGACATCTAATGCTTAAAGTTTGCTTAAAGTTTTTGGAATGTGAAAGAAAATTTAGAGTTTGAAAGAAATTTTAGAGTTTGAAAGAAATTTTAGAGTTTGAAAGAAAATTGAGAGTTGGAAAGGAATTTTAGAGTTTGGAAGGAATGGATAAAAGTTATTGGAAATGATTGGGGAGTGATTGGAATTAGGGGGTAGCAAAATAAAGCTTTAAGATAAAAACACATTATTATAAAATAAGATAAAAACACATCATCATTAAATCAAATCAAACACATCATAAAATTAAATAAAATGCATCATTAAAAAATAAAACATATCATTATAATAAGATAAAGACACATCATTATTAAATAAAACACATCGTTATAATAAGATAAAATGCATCATTAAAAAATAAAAACGCATCATTAACCATTGATTAAATACCACTAGATACAACACTCCAAGTCATCTTTTTTTCAAAAAAGGGGTAGAAATGGCATTCAATCATTCAATCATTCAATCATTCAATCATTCAATCATTCAATCATTCAATCATTCAATCATTCAATCATTCAATCATTCTGTCAAGCAATCAAGCAACGCTACCATACTTTTATCGCTTTTACCAAAACCGATTTAAAAATCCCCTATTTTTTATTATTCCCCCTTTCATTAACCCTTTTATTCCCCCTTTCATTAACCCGCACCGCAATCTTTTTAAAAAATTTGATTCCATAAGCCCCATTTTTAAACCAGTGGGGCTTACAGAGTTAAATTCAAAGGAGAAATGATGGCAAAAGTAGAAGTAGAGTTAAAAAAACTCTATCAAATTTTAGTGGATGCTGAATATTTTTATCAGGTTCCCGATTACCAACGCCCTTATGTGTGGGATAAAGATCATTTAGGGGCTTTGATTGATGATCTGGTGGGCAGCTATACCAACAATAGAGAAGATGAGTATTTTTGCGGCTCTATTGTGATCGCTGAAAATCCAAAAGATAAAAGATGGGATGTTGTGGATGGCCAACAGCGATTAACGAGTTTTATCATTCTGGCTTGCACGATTTTAAGGCTTTATAAACACAGGTTAGGGCAAAAATCTAAAGATTTTATTGAAGGGAGTATTTATGATAAATACGATAAAGAAAAAGAGCGTCTGAAGTTCTTAACCGCTCAAAATTACAACAGTATTTTTGAAAACACGGTGTTAAACAATTTAGAGTTTGAAGACAACATTAAAAAGAGCGAATTGGATAAGAAATTTGAAGAAAACACTTATTTGCGTAACGCTTATTATTTTAGAGAGCTATTGAATGAGAGCATGGAAAATGGTTCCATAAGCGATATGGATGGTTTTATCACGTGGTTTTATGAACACATTGCTTTGACTAGGATCATTTGTTTTGAGCAAGACAGCGCGATGCAAATCTTTCAAGTGTTAAACGACAGAGGCCAACCCTTAAGCCCTATTGATATTTTAAAATCCAGTTTGATGCAAGAAATCAAACAAGATAGTGAAAAGCGTAAGGATTTTATAACCACTTGGGACAAATTGGTTGAAGCTTGCAAGAGCATTGAAGGCATAGATATTGATTTGGAAGACTTTTTTAACATGTATTTAGAATACGCTGATCCTAGTTCTTCTAAAAAGAGAGCCGATAAGGGATTAAAAAAGGTGTTCAAAGACAGCAAAAAAGACGCTTGCGAGTTTATTTATGGCATTAGCGAGTTCATGAAGTCTTATACCGATTTGTTAAAAAAACAAGACCGATACATTTACTTATTAAGATACCTTCCCTCCAGATATTGGGCCAGTATTTTAACGACAGCCCTTTATGTCAAATACCCTGATTTTGACGCTTTGAAAAGGCTTTTGGTGTCTTATTATTATCAAACTTGGATTGCAGGAGGCACGATCACGCGCATCAAGCAAACGAGTATCAACATTATCAAAAATGTTAAAAGCAATAAAGACATTGAAACCATTCAAGAGCTTATACTGGATAATATAGAATCTTATAACACCTTTAACCAATACCACTATAACTTATGGGATAGTTATTCTGTTTATCCTAGCAAATGGTTACACCCTGTCTTAGCCCTAGCTAACTATTTCATGGCAGATGAAGAGAAACCCCATTTTATCGTTATGGATGCCGAAACCCAAGTGGAGCATATTTTGCCCCAAAAACCCAAAAGAGGCAGTCAATGGAACGCGGATTTTGACAAAGAAAAAAGAGAAAAATGGGTAAATAATATCGCAAATCTAACCCTTTTAAAGCGTAAAAAGAACGCAAAAGCCTTAAATGGGGATTTTGATGAAAAAAGAAAAATTTATGGTGGCAAAGACCCAAGCAAAGTGATTAGCTGTTATGACATCACTAAAGAATTGTATAGCGACTATAGGAAGTGGGACGAGAAGTCTCTCCAAAAGCGACACGACTTTTTGTATGAAATTATCACGCCTGTTTTACACATAGAGGGGCAAGAAGAGGAATATAAAGAGGAAGAAGATGATTTTGATCTAGAATGATTAAAGATTGCTAAGCATAAAAACAACAAAGGGGATAATCAATGCCCAAAAAAGAACCATTAAAGATAGCAAAGAAAAGGATTTTTAAAGACTTCTTAAAAGAAGTCAAACAACACCGCCCCATTGTTTTCTATACAGATAATGATTGTGATGGCATGTTAGCTGGCAGCGTTTTAATGTCTATGTGTTACAGATTGGGTATTAAAGATTTCTTTTTCTTTAGCCCCTTAAGGAATGCGCATGGTTATGGTTTCACTGATTTAGCCATAAATGATTTATTGTCTAAACCTTGTATCTTTAACCCTAAAACCAACCAATTAGTCCGCCTAGATTGCATTAAAAACCAATTTCAAAAAGACCCCTTATTGTTTAGCGCTGATTTGGGGGCGGATTTAGTTTCTAACATAGAATTACAAAAAATCTTATTAGAACATTTTGAACAATGCATCATCACAGACCACCATAAGAGTTTTGAAGTTGATTGGATTGATGGAAATAAAATCGCCTACATTAACCTGAATGATGAAAAAGACGCTAACTATTATAGCGGGGCTTTCACAAGCGTTTTAGTGTTTAGTCAAATCTTTCAAATACAAACCACTCCTTTAGAAGAAGAATTGATCGCTATCACGCTTTTAAGCGATCGCATTGATTTGGATAATGGGGATAATTTGGATATGGTTTTGAATTTAGCGCAACCTAAACATGACCGCATTGAATGCTTTTTCAAAGATAAAGATCTTTCTTTAGCCCAAGACGATTCAGATGAAATTTCTAACTTATACGGCTTTAATTGCATCAATTACATCAACGCTTTAAGCCGTTTGAGTGGGGCTAGAGAGTTTAAGGGTTGTTATAATAGCTATTTGCACTATCTGGTTTTAAAGCATTTCAATCCCCTAAACGATCCGCGCTTAAGCGTCTTAATGTTAAGGAATTCAAAAGATACAACGACATTAAAAAGAAAATGGTGAAAGAAAGCGAAGAAAACGCTCAAATTTTTTCTTGTAACAAAATATTAGTGGCTCTTTTAGATGAAAGCTGTTCTATTAAAGTAGGTGTTAGCGGTTTAGTGGCTAATAACTTTTTAAAAAAATACCCTTCCAATCGCTCCCTTTGTATCTATAGAGACAATAAAAACGGGTATAGCGGTAGCGCTAGAGGTGATAGGAATTTTTTAAGCCAGATTAAAACCATTCCTTTAATACAAGCTGGCGGGCATGAGGAAGCTTTTGGGTTGAGCTTTGCAAAAGAGGATTTTAAAAAAGTGATCAAAAGCTTACAAGCCTTATAAAGTCAAATAACGCTAATGATGAATTTTAAAAAAAGGACTTGACATGTTATTGGATTATGATTTTTTATTGTTATTGAATGATGAGAGCGGGAATCCAACCAGATACTACTATTTGTTACAAGATTTTGAAAAGGATTTTGTGGCTAGTAAAGTGGCTCAAAATGGAGCGAAGCGATTCGTTAAGGAGATCATTGGGAGAGAGCATCTAACTAATACAAAAAACATTGACAAATATAACTAATTTATGATAAAATAGCCACATAATTAAATTAAGGAAAGCTTGTGTATTCGCCTGCTAAGTTTGCTAGTATGATAGGTAAATCTGTTAGGACTTTACAACGATGGGATTTAGAGGGTGTTTTTGTCGCTCATCGTAATCAAAAAAATAGGCGTTTTTACACGCATGATCAATACTTAGAATATCTAGGTATTAAAGCTAGTGAAGATAAAGCAAAGATAGTGGTTTATGCTAGAGTGTCTAGCGCTAATCAAAAACAAGATTTGCAAAATCAAATTGAAGCCTTAGAAAAATTTTGTCTTGCCAATGGCTATGCGGTGAGTGAATGGTGTAATGAGATAGGGAGTGGGTTAAACTATAAGAGAAAGATTTTTAACCGAATTTTGGAAGAAATTGAAATGGGAAAAATCTCTAAATTGGTTATCGCTCATAAAGATAGGTTTGTGCGTTTTGGTTTTGAATATTTTGAAAGCTTTGCTCAAACTCATGGCTGTGAAATTATTATAATGAATCAGATCTCTTTAAGCCCTGAAGCTGAGATGACACAAGATTTATTGAGCATTATCCATTGTTTTAGTTCTAGGCTTTATGGCTTAAGAAAATACAACAAAGAAATTAAAGAACATCTTAAAAATCAAGAATGATGCTAGTTACAAGAATACTCTATGCCAAAAATATCAATAAAGGTAAGTTAAAAGCGTTAAACGAACAAGCCCAAATTTTAGGAAAATTGCGTTCTCAAATATGGCAAGAATATGGGGCTTTAAAATGTTTGAATACGAGCGATAGAAAAATTAGAGATTTATGGGTTAAGGAAAAAAGGGAATTTAAAGTTTTAGCTAACGCTTGGAAAGAGACTTTAAGAGATAGCTTCAATAACATCAAGCTCTATTTGGAAGCGGCTAAAACTTCTATTAAAAAAGACATATTCAAACACTATAAAACCAAAGAAGAGCAAAAAGAAGCCTTTATCCAATTAAAAAAAGATGAATGGCTAAAAGATCATTTTTTACACAGAAAA
This is a stretch of genomic DNA from Helicobacter pylori. It encodes these proteins:
- a CDS encoding IS607 family transposase → MYSPAKFASMIGKSVRTLQRWDLEGVFVAHRNQKNRRFYTHDQYLEYLGIKASEDKAKIVVYARVSSANQKQDLQNQIEALEKFCLANGYAVSEWCNEIGSGLNYKRKIFNRILEEIEMGKISKLVIAHKDRFVRFGFEYFESFAQTHGCEIIIMNQISLSPEAEMTQDLLSIIHCFSSRLYGLRKYNKEIKEHLKNQE
- a CDS encoding DUF262 domain-containing protein, which encodes MMAKVEVELKKLYQILVDAEYFYQVPDYQRPYVWDKDHLGALIDDLVGSYTNNREDEYFCGSIVIAENPKDKRWDVVDGQQRLTSFIILACTILRLYKHRLGQKSKDFIEGSIYDKYDKEKERLKFLTAQNYNSIFENTVLNNLEFEDNIKKSELDKKFEENTYLRNAYYFRELLNESMENGSISDMDGFITWFYEHIALTRIICFEQDSAMQIFQVLNDRGQPLSPIDILKSSLMQEIKQDSEKRKDFITTWDKLVEACKSIEGIDIDLEDFFNMYLEYADPSSSKKRADKGLKKVFKDSKKDACEFIYGISEFMKSYTDLLKKQDRYIYLLRYLPSRYWASILTTALYVKYPDFDALKRLLVSYYYQTWIAGGTITRIKQTSINIIKNVKSNKDIETIQELILDNIESYNTFNQYHYNLWDSYSVYPSKWLHPVLALANYFMADEEKPHFIVMDAETQVEHILPQKPKRGSQWNADFDKEKREKWVNNIANLTLLKRKKNAKALNGDFDEKRKIYGGKDPSKVISCYDITKELYSDYRKWDEKSLQKRHDFLYEIITPVLHIEGQEEEYKEEEDDFDLE